A genomic region of Methanothermobacter thermautotrophicus str. Delta H contains the following coding sequences:
- a CDS encoding aldo/keto reductase, with protein MDTGYTYHGGESEVFIGDFLSENDYPDVYVATKLPTWLVRDRRDMESYLNEQMERLRGKLDIYLLHNLKMDSWLALKDMGVLEFLDSLRDEGIYAGFSFHDTADVFFDIFDAYDWDLVQVQHNIVDDEQANPATIAHARSQGAGTVIMEPLRGGSLVRNIPPEVMEIYEMAGRPRKPVEWCLRYLWDMDAVDVVLSGMSSISEVKENIKIASSPEELTEDDHAILREVKRAYRMRKTVPCSECGYCMPCPEGVDIPRNLRLLNDIYRFMSTRGVRTEYRKIMGEAERASNCSGCGSCMPCPQMIDIPSELRRLHEKLG; from the coding sequence ATTGACACCGGCTACACCTACCATGGTGGTGAAAGTGAGGTTTTCATAGGGGACTTCCTCTCAGAAAACGATTACCCTGATGTTTACGTTGCAACCAAGCTCCCCACCTGGCTGGTGAGGGACAGGAGGGACATGGAGAGTTATCTGAATGAACAGATGGAAAGGCTCAGGGGTAAGCTGGATATATACCTCCTCCACAACCTTAAAATGGACTCCTGGCTGGCCCTGAAGGACATGGGGGTGCTTGAATTCCTGGACTCACTCAGGGATGAGGGTATATATGCTGGTTTCTCATTCCATGACACTGCAGACGTCTTCTTTGATATATTCGACGCCTATGACTGGGACCTTGTTCAGGTTCAGCACAACATAGTCGACGATGAACAGGCAAACCCCGCCACCATAGCCCATGCAAGGTCCCAGGGCGCGGGTACCGTTATAATGGAGCCCCTCCGTGGGGGTTCACTGGTAAGGAACATCCCCCCTGAGGTCATGGAGATATATGAGATGGCCGGGAGGCCCAGGAAACCAGTGGAGTGGTGCCTGAGGTACCTCTGGGACATGGATGCTGTTGATGTTGTTCTGAGTGGAATGAGCAGCATCTCCGAAGTGAAGGAGAACATCAAAATCGCATCATCCCCTGAGGAACTTACAGAGGATGACCATGCAATTTTAAGGGAGGTTAAGAGGGCCTACCGTATGAGAAAGACTGTCCCCTGCAGTGAGTGTGGCTACTGCATGCCCTGCCCTGAGGGCGTGGACATACCACGTAACCTCAGACTACTGAATGACATCTACAGGTTCATGAGTACGAGGGGTGTTAGAACAGAGTACCGTAAGATCATGGGTGAGGCGGAGAGGGCCTCAAACTGTTCCGGCTGTGGCTCCTGCATGCCCTGCCCCCAGATGATTGACATACCCTCTGAACTCAGGAGGCTCCATGAGAAGCTTGGATAG
- a CDS encoding THUMP domain-containing protein, which produces MKVPENFNLLVTLRGQKGETAGEEIVGLEETEMALSRYEGELRVIESDFPNVMMFDLNMDPLEAVNIIKNSPTTVISKVVPVEAVVRTRLDSILEKVIALVSEKVEAGETFRVICDLRGRRYIRSAGELVEAVSEALMERFPITESDEPDWIIQIEVVGDSTGVSVLRPHQVIKKE; this is translated from the coding sequence TTGAAGGTTCCTGAAAATTTCAACCTCCTTGTTACACTGCGCGGCCAGAAGGGTGAAACTGCAGGCGAGGAGATAGTTGGTCTTGAAGAGACTGAAATGGCGCTATCCAGGTATGAAGGGGAACTTAGAGTCATTGAATCTGATTTTCCAAATGTTATGATGTTTGATCTTAATATGGATCCCCTTGAAGCGGTTAATATTATCAAAAATTCTCCAACGACTGTCATATCAAAGGTTGTCCCTGTGGAGGCTGTTGTGAGGACAAGACTTGACAGTATCCTCGAGAAGGTAATAGCGCTGGTATCAGAAAAGGTTGAGGCAGGTGAAACCTTCAGGGTGATCTGTGATCTGAGGGGTAGAAGGTATATCAGGTCAGCCGGAGAGCTTGTTGAAGCTGTTTCAGAGGCTCTTATGGAACGTTTCCCCATCACAGAATCAGATGAACCTGACTGGATCATTCAGATTGAGGTGGTGGGTGATTCTACAGGTGTCAGTGTTCTCAGGCCCCATCAGGTGATTAAGAAGGAATGA
- a CDS encoding chitobiase/beta-hexosaminidase C-terminal domain-containing protein yields MEIQKGVFLFLFVAAILLGMGQAAATDDITTGELPTGGSGDFIVTSAPSNGVYYTINGGIPTLNSTRYTAPIVLNRTLNIKYMIVKNGTVKYGIIHHTLTGNITNRTYPHLIFNETPLIQIPNGTYYQLNNGNITPYTTPLALTGNTIMKYLKNSTNTTQMGIIKNTPAKLVNKIKTSKIRVKKWYRRGGKWRYKWRYYWTYKQIKQKYQELQPAA; encoded by the coding sequence ATGGAAATACAGAAAGGGGTCTTCCTGTTCCTGTTTGTTGCCGCCATCCTCCTCGGGATGGGTCAGGCAGCAGCAACAGACGATATAACGACCGGTGAATTACCAACAGGAGGATCAGGTGACTTCATCGTCACATCCGCACCCTCAAATGGTGTCTACTACACCATTAACGGCGGCATACCAACACTTAACAGTACAAGATACACCGCTCCCATAGTCCTGAACAGAACACTCAACATCAAATACATGATAGTGAAAAACGGCACCGTAAAGTACGGTATAATACACCACACCCTAACCGGAAACATCACAAACAGAACATACCCCCACCTCATATTCAACGAAACACCACTGATACAGATACCCAACGGAACCTACTACCAGCTCAACAACGGCAACATAACACCATACACCACCCCCCTCGCCCTAACCGGAAACACAATCATGAAATACCTCAAAAACAGCACCAACACAACACAGATGGGCATAATAAAAAACACACCAGCAAAACTGGTAAACAAGATCAAAACCTCAAAGATCAGGGTCAAAAAATGGTACAGAAGAGGCGGTAAATGGAGATACAAGTGGAGATACTACTGGACCTACAAACAGATAAAACAGAAATACCAGGAACTCCAGCCAGCCGCATAA
- a CDS encoding right-handed parallel beta-helix repeat-containing protein gives MTLLSGSSYGADYIVDNTTYLQVFTPGGVQGTFTLNGTEYTLEDGDTFTFLEGIYDTVNMVINRTISLVASGTVQLNGVIDAIAPSSITGFSVNGTVNLRGNGCNLSSTNITGTLNITGNSSRVNDSRILNPASAVMVSGDNVTITSSYINGSASHGIVVNGRNARIQGNNITNSNGSGILIHGDGCLAEGNTIYLSGGDGVTSDASGASIIRNSISFNSGDGIRSSGNNSVITNNTVLRNNGTGIYSSGKNATINSNTVKYSGDDGIYVAGNGSTVQGCYVQNNTKNGIKITGSGCTVSSSYTYYNGENGIYSTGDNTSFRYLDSSFNARNGIYSSGKNASFFYITSASYNGENGILSTGPSASMQIILDVTSNSQNGVSSRGDNAYIWFVEVKKNGMNGIHSSGKNLYLSYVKNATNNTLSGINSTGINARILDVTVNLNRGNGIYSSGYNTTIAYFEAVNNRGNGLWISGGRSYIVEGNTTSNRQNGVRVNGPDAIVRSVNATDNTASGIAIYGKNAIIYNCTSMRNTDGVYGIASFRMILSRTSANRNCGVNAKGTATIEQCTVYGNRYGIYAGGANSVIYSSSISSNRGYGVYAAGSSATIYRNTVQSNGGDGITARGSYAKIYYNTANRNRGSGISSSSYRAVIAYNRASYNSYYGIYSSGKKTTLAKNSAAGNRKRNIRRG, from the coding sequence ATGACACTGCTCAGCGGATCCAGTTACGGTGCAGACTACATCGTTGATAACACAACCTACCTTCAGGTATTCACACCCGGCGGGGTGCAGGGAACCTTCACCCTAAACGGGACCGAATACACCCTTGAGGACGGTGATACCTTCACCTTCCTAGAGGGCATCTATGATACGGTGAACATGGTGATCAACAGGACCATCTCCCTGGTTGCATCAGGCACGGTCCAGCTGAATGGTGTTATTGACGCCATTGCACCTTCCAGCATAACAGGTTTCAGTGTCAACGGGACAGTGAACCTCCGCGGAAACGGATGTAACCTCAGCAGCACAAACATCACAGGCACCCTGAATATCACAGGCAATTCCTCGCGGGTCAATGATTCAAGGATACTCAACCCTGCTTCAGCCGTGATGGTATCAGGGGACAATGTAACAATTACCAGCAGCTACATAAACGGTTCCGCATCCCATGGAATTGTTGTGAATGGCAGGAATGCCCGGATCCAGGGTAACAATATAACAAACAGCAATGGAAGCGGAATCCTCATCCATGGGGATGGATGTCTTGCAGAGGGGAACACCATATACCTCTCAGGGGGTGATGGGGTAACCTCAGATGCATCTGGAGCCTCAATAATCAGAAACAGCATATCATTTAACTCAGGAGACGGTATAAGATCCTCCGGCAATAACTCGGTGATAACAAACAACACGGTTCTCAGGAACAACGGGACCGGCATATACTCCTCAGGAAAAAATGCAACCATAAACTCAAACACCGTCAAGTACTCAGGCGATGACGGGATATATGTTGCAGGGAATGGCTCCACGGTACAGGGCTGCTATGTCCAGAACAACACGAAGAACGGCATAAAAATAACAGGATCTGGCTGTACAGTCAGCAGTTCCTACACCTATTACAACGGTGAAAACGGGATATACTCCACAGGGGATAACACATCATTCAGATACCTTGATTCCAGTTTCAACGCCAGGAACGGCATATACTCCTCAGGAAAAAATGCAAGCTTCTTCTATATAACCAGCGCATCCTACAATGGTGAGAACGGCATACTCTCAACCGGACCATCGGCAAGTATGCAGATCATCCTTGATGTGACCTCAAATTCACAGAACGGTGTCTCATCCAGGGGTGATAATGCATATATATGGTTCGTTGAGGTTAAAAAGAACGGAATGAACGGTATCCATTCTTCAGGAAAGAATCTATATCTATCATACGTTAAAAACGCCACCAACAACACCCTCAGCGGTATAAACTCAACAGGAATAAATGCAAGGATACTGGACGTCACTGTGAACCTCAACCGTGGAAACGGGATATACTCCTCAGGGTACAACACGACCATAGCCTACTTTGAAGCAGTCAACAACCGGGGAAATGGTTTATGGATTTCCGGAGGCAGGAGCTACATTGTCGAGGGGAATACGACATCCAACCGCCAGAACGGAGTCAGAGTGAATGGTCCCGATGCCATTGTAAGGTCCGTGAATGCGACAGACAACACCGCCAGCGGGATAGCCATCTACGGTAAGAATGCCATCATATACAACTGCACATCCATGAGGAACACCGATGGGGTGTACGGAATAGCCAGCTTCAGGATGATCCTGAGCAGAACATCAGCCAACAGGAACTGCGGTGTGAATGCAAAGGGAACTGCAACGATAGAGCAGTGCACGGTGTATGGTAACCGTTATGGAATCTATGCTGGTGGCGCGAATTCAGTCATATACTCATCCAGCATCAGCAGTAACAGGGGCTACGGTGTCTATGCAGCCGGTTCATCAGCAACCATCTACAGGAACACGGTACAGTCAAACGGTGGAGACGGTATAACTGCAAGGGGAAGCTATGCAAAGATATACTACAATACAGCAAACAGGAACAGGGGCTCAGGCATAAGCTCATCATCCTACAGAGCAGTTATAGCCTACAACAGGGCATCATATAACTCCTACTACGGAATATACTCTTCAGGTAAAAAAACGACGCTTGCAAAGAACAGTGCAGCCGGTAACAGAAAGAGAAATATAAGAAGGGGCTAA
- a CDS encoding MBL fold metallo-hydrolase — MDFRFYGGVDEIGGNRIEVSCNGDGIFLDFGKRFNIENLYFDEFLQPRSFSGIADLIELEALPWIPGLYREDQVRYLGMRFEDEPAVSGILLSHPHLDHAGCLKYIRHDIPFYMTEESFLILKAIEDTSTLSSDLLHYKPKFHFKEKKRKTGNTSHMRDKNIKIERPIKLLEPYKAEDLGEFEITQAPVDHSVPGSCAYLIESEEAIVYTGDIRFRGRRDQESRKFVKKARKFSPTVMITEGTRIDQDNSTFEEDIERRTSDIAVNHRGLVIINYPIRDLDRFLTFYRAAENSDRTLAVSLKQAYIIKLFEGLGYPWLRDLAVYIPRRNWGLIAEDAFVCFDGEWIPAADLPEEYMEQDYRGWERAFLELDNTITCRDLREEPEEYLFQCDYFEFKEFIDIKPEGAAYIKSKTEPFNEEMEIDAERESNWLRHFGIYQYRRFHSSGHAGRSDLLGMIRDIEPESIYPIHTRNREEFLIFEDESIRVLDPPQ; from the coding sequence ATGGACTTCAGGTTCTATGGTGGAGTTGATGAGATAGGCGGTAACAGGATAGAGGTATCCTGCAATGGCGATGGTATATTCCTTGACTTTGGCAAAAGATTCAATATTGAAAACCTGTACTTTGATGAATTCCTGCAGCCCAGGAGCTTCAGCGGGATCGCAGATCTCATTGAACTCGAGGCCCTCCCATGGATACCCGGACTTTACCGTGAGGACCAGGTAAGGTACCTCGGAATGAGATTCGAGGATGAGCCTGCAGTATCAGGCATACTTCTGAGTCACCCCCACCTGGACCATGCAGGATGTCTCAAGTACATCCGCCACGATATACCCTTCTACATGACAGAGGAGAGTTTCCTCATCCTGAAGGCCATAGAGGATACATCCACATTGAGTTCAGATCTCCTTCACTACAAACCCAAATTCCACTTCAAAGAAAAGAAAAGAAAAACTGGAAACACCTCACACATGAGAGACAAGAATATCAAAATAGAAAGACCCATAAAATTGCTTGAACCCTATAAAGCTGAGGATCTGGGCGAATTTGAAATCACACAGGCACCTGTTGATCATTCAGTGCCAGGATCATGCGCCTATCTGATAGAATCCGAGGAGGCCATCGTATACACAGGCGATATCAGGTTCAGGGGCCGGAGAGATCAGGAATCCCGTAAATTCGTTAAGAAGGCAAGGAAGTTCTCCCCCACCGTTATGATAACAGAGGGGACGCGGATAGATCAGGATAACAGCACCTTTGAGGAGGACATTGAGAGGAGGACCTCAGACATAGCTGTTAATCACAGGGGACTTGTGATCATCAATTACCCCATAAGGGACCTGGACCGTTTCCTGACATTCTACAGAGCCGCCGAGAACTCGGATAGGACCCTCGCAGTCAGCTTGAAACAGGCCTACATCATTAAACTCTTCGAGGGTCTGGGTTACCCCTGGCTAAGGGACCTGGCGGTCTACATACCACGGCGGAACTGGGGACTGATAGCTGAGGACGCCTTCGTATGCTTTGATGGGGAATGGATACCTGCAGCTGACCTTCCAGAGGAATACATGGAACAGGACTACAGGGGATGGGAGCGGGCGTTCCTTGAACTTGACAACACCATAACCTGCAGGGACCTCCGGGAGGAACCTGAGGAGTACCTCTTCCAGTGCGATTACTTTGAATTCAAGGAGTTCATAGACATAAAACCGGAGGGGGCAGCCTACATCAAATCCAAGACGGAACCCTTCAATGAGGAGATGGAGATTGATGCAGAGCGTGAGAGTAACTGGCTCAGGCACTTCGGCATATACCAGTACAGAAGGTTCCATTCGTCTGGCCATGCAGGGCGCTCAGACCTGCTGGGGATGATACGGGATATTGAGCCAGAGTCAATATACCCGATACACACAAGGAACCGGGAAGAATTTTTGATCTTTGAGGATGAGAGTATACGGGTCCTTGACCCTCCACAATGA